A stretch of the Phaeodactylum tricornutum CCAP 1055/1 chromosome 15, whole genome shotgun sequence genome encodes the following:
- the AP3sigma gene encoding predicted protein (Sigma (small) subunit of the AP3 complex, ortholog of T. pseudonana TPS_146955) → MIKGIIIVNNHGKPRLVKFYQNVESEALQQSVIRRVFQQVAARPDSFCNYLEGIVPEWGDHIKLIYRHYATLYFVFAVDQQESDLGILDLIQVFVEALDKCFENVCELDLIFHSDRVHYILDEIVMGGMVLETNIQGVLQSIKDQGKIHQ, encoded by the coding sequence ATGATCAAGGGGATCATTATCGTCAATAACCACGGAAAACCGCGACTCGTCAAGTTTTACCAAAACGTGGAATCGGAAGCGCTGCAGCAATCTGTTATTCGTCGTGTCTTTCAGCAGGTTGCCGCACGGCCGGACTCCTTTTGCAATTACTTGGAAGGGATTGTACCAGAATGGGGGGACCATATAAAGCTCATCTATCGACACTACGCTACTTTATATTTCGTTTTTGCGGTTGACCAGCAAGAGAGCGATTTGGGGATTTTGGATCTTATTCAAGTGTTTGTAGAAGCGCTCGATAAGTGTTTCGAAAACGTATGCGAACTGGATTTAATATTCCATTCCGATCGGGTACACTATATATTGGACGAAATCGTTATGGGTGGCATGGTCTTGGAGACCAACATCCAGGGCGTCCTACAATCCATCAAGGATCAGGGCAAAATCCATCAA
- a CDS encoding predicted protein, with translation MCASASARRSSPLKWQILALFTAGEALSVGFISSFYHFRSVCSAMLATAVAATSVSLYTAKQRNPKYDLSQWGAGLSSCGLIFLVYGIVQLLQVLGVLPAGFMPYNEVLYSLAGACLFSFYLAYHTKLIVAGKHTKYQMSEKDYVFGAMTLYNDIINIFIYTLRLIGEDRDR, from the exons ATGTGCGCCAGTGCTAGTGCCAGACGGTCGTCACCGTTGAAGTGGCAGATTCTTGCTCTCTTTACTGCCGGGGAAGCGTTGTCCGTCGGCTTCATCAGCAGCTTTTACCATTTTCGATCCGTATGCTCTGCGATGTTAGCAACCGCTGTGGCAGCAACTAGTGTTTCCCTCTATACCGCGAAGCAAAGAAACCCCAAGTATGATTTGTCGCAATGGGGGGCGGGGTTGTCCTC GTGTGGGCTCATTTTTCTGGTATACGGAATCGTTCAACTTTTGCAAGTCCTTGGCGTCCTACCAGCTGGGTTTATGCCCTACAATGAAGTACTGTATAGTTTGGCCGGTGCGTGCCTGTTTTCGTTTTATCTTGCCTACCACACGAAACTCATTGTGGCCGGTAAGCACACCAAGTATCAAATGAGTGAAAAGGATTACGTATTTGGAGCAATGACGTTGTACAATGATATCATCAACATCTTCATCTACACACTTCGGTTGATAGGAGAGGACCGCGATCGATGA
- a CDS encoding predicted protein: protein MTTPSKATANGSTPSIMRRREKRKHQANSIISLRDPFDILALAIRYDESLQDPSILRAPLQSARLFDPDLFAHSLEILEQKTKAPTKLSLKDRRAARKGHNDPVALTPVILAGLLNALEELSSTTEKAVIAEADVSSKLVQYCQAMRRSTLKRLERNRYRNRVQRIVLPLGSAGILFCVYLLSVTAMRQLLIEMHFIDSCENMGDYAVACQLAEAALWDKYRDYVLSLGETPCGMEHSQQLPCNHALLHNRYMESPFALHAFLSQNIIGMEEIESGRKPRPSTRDRKSGMEKHSLSLNWLGRSTVNSFVRDTIHRYMVGKKEWTILDAGSGVGGTLYTLLDSVQNTKLTYHGITVSAAESYLARRLLLHHNLDLLNIRFHQQTFDEPLPSKSYHAVLAIESLTYARNLTATLRNLVQTLQPGGVLVVADHVAYHTPDEEQERAVPSYRPSLVSQDVWTQALQNAGCRLDVHRDLSMEYDVGSHAPVVTSWDLFALSPCWSWRWFWRGHDAAAERLQKLQLDRLAVKQQTIWTYKGYEDAALGYHVFVCTKLN from the coding sequence ATGACGACGCCATCCAAAGCAACTGCGAACGGCAGCACTCCTTCAATTATGCGAAGACGTGAGAAACGAAAACATCAAGCAAATTCTATCATCAGCTTAAGAGATCCTTTCGACATTCTCGCTTTAGCAATTCGGTATGACGAAAGTCTTCAGGACCCGTCGATCCTTCGTGCTCCATTGCAATCCGCCCGGTTGTTTGATCCTGATTTGTTCGCCCACAGCCTCGAGATTTTGGAGCAAAAGACCAAAGCTCCTACAAAGCTGTCTCTGAAGGACCGGCGGGCAGCCAGGAAGGGACATAACGACCCCGTGGCGTTGACGCCTGTCATCCTCGCTGGTTTGCTGAACGCTTTGGAGGAACTTTCTTCGACTACAGAGAAGGCCGTGATTGCGGAAGCGGACGTATCGTCCAAGCTGGTACAATATTGTCAAGCCATGCGACGTAGTACCCTCAAAAGACTCGAGCGAAATCGTTATCGAAATCGCGTCCAGCGCATCGTTTTGCCTTTGGGTAGTGCCGGAATATTATTCTGCGTCTATCTATTGAGTGTGACAGCCATGCGCCAACTATTGATTGAAATGCATTTCATCGATTCGTGCGAAAACATGGGTGATTATGCCGTCGCGTGTCAATTGGCGGAAGCTGCGTTATGGGACAAGTATCGCGACTATGTTTTATCGCTAGGAGAAACACCCTGCGGGATGGAGCATTCACAGCAGCTACCCTGCAATCATGCTCTGCTCCACAATCGCTACATGGAATCTCCGTTTGCACTACATGCATTTCTTTCACAAAATATTATAGgcatggaagaaattgaatcAGGGCGAAAACCTCGACCCTCCACACGAGACAGAAAATCGGGTATGGAAAAGCATTCTTTATCACTAAATTGGCTTGGTCGGTCAACGGTCAACAGCTTTGTACGAGACACTATACATCGGTATATGGTGGGGAAGAAGGAGTGGACGATTCTGGACGCCGGGAGTGGTGTGGGGGGCACGCTCTATACGCTACTGGATTCTGTTCAAAACACAAAGTTGACATATCACGGCATTACTGTCAGTGCGGCAGAGAGCTATTTGGCCCGGCGACTATTGTTGCACCACAATTTGGATCTCCTCAACATTCGCTTCCATCAACAGACCTTCGATGAGCCACTGCCGTCGAAAAGCTACCATGCAGTTCTAGCGATTGAATCGCTTACGTACGCACGAAACTTGACGGCTACGCTACGCAACCTAGTACAAACACTGCAACCAGGCGGAGTCTTGGTTGTCGCCGATCACGTTGCCTACCATACGCCGGATGAAGAACAAGAGAGGGCGGTCCCTAGTTATCGTCCATCACTAGTGTCCCAAGATGTTTGGACACAAGCACTACAAAATGCAGGTTGTCGATTGGATGTACATCGGGATTTGAGTATGGAGTACGACGTAGGTTCGCATGCACCAGTGGTCACGTCATGGGACTTGTTTGCCTTGTCGCCCTGTTGGTCGTGGCGATGGTTTTGGCGAGGCCACGACGCGGCAGCCGAACGCTTACAAAAGTTGCAACTAGATCGGTTGGCCGTCAAGCAGCAAACAATATGGACGTATAAAGGATACGAAGATGCGGCTTTGGGATACCATGTATTTGTATGCACTAAGCTAAATTAG
- a CDS encoding predicted protein (This gene is also known as GSII.) codes for MKLNIAAIALFAASASAFAPRFASPRSHATVLSAVLEERTGQSQLDPAVIERYAALPYPDDTVLAEYVWVDAVGNTRSKTRTLPAKKAASVEALPKWNFDGSSTDQAPGDDSEVILRPCRIFKDPFRPRNDGLDNVLVMCDCYTPNGEAIPTNHRAKAMESFESREDEEIWFGLEQEFTLFNLDKRTPLGWPEGGMPNRPQGPYYCSVGPENNFGRHITESMYRACLYAGINISGTNGEVMPGQQEYQVGPCVGIDAGDQLMMSRYILQRVCEDFQVYCTLHPKPIVDGDWNGAGMHTNVSTKSMREEGGLEVIKKAIYKLGAKHLEHIAVYGEGNELRLTGKHETASMDKFCYGVANRGASIRIGRDTEAEGKGYFEDRRPSSNADPYIVTGKIMNTIMEDVEVPDIAPMDKAVA; via the exons ATGAAATTAAACATTGCTGCTATTGCGCTATTTGCTGCatcggcttcggcctttgCTCCTCGATTTGCGTCGCCTCGCTCCCACGCTACCGTACTGTCCGCGGTCCTCGAAGAACGAACGGGGCAGTCTCAGCTCGACCCTGCCGTCATCGAGCGATACGCTGCGCTTCCCTACCCGGATGATACCGTTCTTGCCGAATATGTATGGGTCGATGCCGTGGGTAACACGCGCTCCAAGACACGCACGCTTCCTGCCAAGAAG GCTGCATCTGTCGAGGCTCTTCCCAAGTGGAACTTTGATGGCTCTTCGACGGACCAGGCTCCCGGAGACGACTCGGAAGTTATTCTACGTCCTTGCCGTATCTTCAAAGATCCTTTCCGACCTCGTAACGATGGTCTCGACAATGTTCTCGTCATGTGCGATTGCTACACACCGAACGGCGAAGCAATTCCCACGAACCACCGTGCCAAGGCTATGGAATCTTTTGAATCCAGGGAAGACGAAGAGATCTGGTTCGGGCTCGAACAGGAATTTACGCTGTTCAACTTGGACAAGCGTACCCCTCTCGGCTGGCCAGAAGGCGGCATGCCCAATCGCCCTCAAGGACCTTACTATTGTAGTGTTGGACCCGAAAATAACTTCGGACGTCACATTACGGAATCCATGTACCGGGCTTGTCTCTACGCAGGCATCAACATTTCGGGAACGAATGGAGAAGTCATGCCCGGACAACAGGAATACCAGGTTGGACCCTGCGTGGGAATTGACGCAGGGGATCAGCTCATGATGAGCCGATACATTCTTCAGCGTGTCTGCGAGGATTTCCAGGTATATTGTACACTCCATCCCAAGCCCATCGTTGACGGTGACTGGAACGGCGCCGGCATGCACACCAATGTTTCTACTAAATCCATGCGCGAGGAAGGTGGCCTTGAAGTTATCAAAAAGGCGATTTACAAGTTGGGGGCCAAGCACCTTGAGCACATCGCTGTGTACGGTGAAGGTAACGAACTTCGCCTGACAGGCAAGCACGAAACGGCCAGCATGGACAAGTTTTGCTACGGTGTTGCCAACCGTGGAGCGTCCATTCGAATTGGTCGCGACACCGAAGCCGAGGGGAAGGGATACTTCGAGGATCGTCGTCCGTCATCTAACGCCGATCCTTACATTGTTACGGGAAAGATCATGAATACAATTATGGAAGATGTGGAAGTCCCCGATATTGCTCCAATGGACAAGGCCGTGGCCTAA
- a CDS encoding predicted protein, giving the protein MKWTKTLTSCFTYRIGKSLYVPLTSRCNSRTLPLTRGPNFLLPPEVVVALCRVRDAEGNASQWKHWCIWLETQERKQKLPEPSDDAFVVELPSDFLSGRPTVEELLMEIQEINLSEFESIVIAGEGEPTLRFNILSKFVQHVQELCDLPVRLSTNGLLSSTRAKDLVECGVDSVSVALMTSDADQYDNLMNPQLPSECSSRAHQMLCDFVIAAQKAGLQVELTAIDRPEVDREQTQALSTRLAGVDVRWRSYFP; this is encoded by the coding sequence ATGAAGTGGACAAAGACACTGACATCTTGCTTCACCTATAGGATAGGCAAATCTTTGTACGTTCCGCTCACCAGTCGATGCAATAGTCGGACTCTACCGCTTACCCGGGGTCCCAACTTCTTGCTCCCACCGgaagtcgtcgtcgccctATGTCGCGTGCGGGATGCTGAAGGAAACGCATCTCAATGGAAACACTGGTGCATATGGTTAGAAACACAAGAACGTAAACAAAAGCTACCGGAGCCATCTGACGATGCTTTTGTCGTGGAGCTTCCTTCAGACTTTTTATCGGGACGCCCAACAGTAGAAGAACTTCTGATGGAGATACAGGAAATTAACCTCTCCGAATTTGAATCCATAGTGATTGCGGGAGAAGGAGAACCCACACTGAGATTCAACATATTATCTAAATTTGTACAGCACGTACAAGAACTGTGTGATCTACCTGTTCGGCTTTCGACCAACGGCTTGCTTTCGTCAACCAGAGCAAAGGACTTAGTGGAATGCGGTGTGGACTCGGTTAGCGTCGCACTCATGACGAGCGACGCAGACCAGTACGATAACCTGATGAATCCGCAGTTGCCTTCCGAATGCTCGTCGAGGGCACATCAAATGCTGTGTGATTTCGTGATTGCCGCACAAAAAGCTGGGCTTCAGGTTGAACTTACGGCGATCGATCGGCCCGAAGTTGACCGTGAACAAACACAGGCGCTGTCAACACGATTAGCTGGTGTGGATGTTCGATGGCGGTCATACTTCCCGTAG
- a CDS encoding predicted protein: MQAVAPLTAVQIPCCLCGVLTAPNAANQCASCLAQEFDLKGRLQRGPSGAPFATTYQCRECRRFRRTEKHHEHAGPESPELLAICLKAIPALQSTAEPRLHLIDAGWVWTEPHSMRWKVRLTVRTEIQAVTVQQRVVVELHNAFRQCNDCNREFTNRTWQALVQLRQKRSDDAPKKGLTALEMALAKNKEIRKHVLKIDAVRNGFDFYFLSLSYAQAFSAYLQRVGPMRVKTSKKLVSQDFTNNTANMKYTVVCDLVPFCKDDLVLIKKGAKGKLSGRLALVTKVSSVVHLMDSSPKREALLDSQMELSPDAYYKQEKLYTILQASNRTIPFVVLDVDLLENSVEKYCLADVQVARQSDFGVNDEVFNCVTHLGHLIRPGDVVMGYDLVATVGGDWEVEESLHNSFVLPDVVLVKKI; this comes from the exons ATGCAGGCTGTGGCTCCTCTGACTGCTGTACAGATTCCGTGTTGCCTTTGTGGCGTGCTTACTGCGCCGAACGCAGCGAATCAGTGCGCTTCGTGTCTGGCACAGGAATTTGATCTGAAAGGCCGCTTGCAGCGGGGTCCATCGGGGGCACCATTTGCGACAACTTACCAGTGCCGGGAATGCCGTCGGTTCCGACGGACTGAAAAGCACCACGAACACGCCGGACCAGAATCCCCGGAGCTACTAGCGATTTGCTTAAAAGCAATTCCGGCGCTCCAATCGACGGCTGAACCCCGCTTACATTTGATCGATGCTGGTTGGGTATGGACGGAACCACATTCCATGCGGTGGAAGGTACGATTGACGGTGAGGACCGAAATTCAGGCCGTGACGGTCCAACAACGTGTAGTCGTTGAACTCCACAATGCCTTTCGGCAGTGCAATGATTGCAATCGTGAGTTCACCAATCGTACCTGGCAAGCGCTCGTCCAGCTGCGTCAAAAACGCTCAGACGATGCGCCCAAGAAGGGACTGACGGCCTTGGAAATGGCGCTGGCGAAGAATAAGGAAATTCGAAAGCATGTACTCAAGATCGATGCCGTACGGAATGGTTTTGATTTCTACTTTCTGTCGCTGTCCTACGCCCAAGCGTTCAGCGCTTACCTACAACGAGTTGGTCCGATGCGCGTCAAGACCAGTAAGAAGCTCGTTTCACAAGATTTTACGAACAACACAGCGAATATGAAGTACACGGTAGTTTGTGATTTGGTACCATTTTGCAAAGACGACTTGGTTTTGATTAAGAAGGGCGCTAAAGGAAAATTGTCGGGACGCTTAGCACTCGTGACGAAGGTGTCGAGTGTCGTACATTTGATGGATTCATCTCCGAAACGGGAAGCGTTGCTCGATAGTCAAATGGAGCTGTCGCCAGACGCGTATTACAAACAAGAGAAGCTGTACACAATTCTACAAGCGTCGAACCGAACTATCCCATTTGTGGTTTTAGATGTTGACTTGT TAGAAAATAGCGTGGAGAAGTACTGTTTGGCCGATGTTCAGGTTGCTCGTCAGTCGGATTTTGGGGTCAATGATGAAGTTTTCAATTGTGTCACGCATCTAGGCCATTTGATCAGACCAGGTGATGTCGTCATGGGATACGATTTAGTTGCAACGGTGGGTGGTGACTGGGAGGTCGAAGAGTCCCTCCACAACAGTTTTGTACTGCCGGATGTTGTTTTAGTCAAAAAGATC